AGCAGGGTGCAGATGAACAGCGAGCCGAGGATGCCGATCGGCATGTCGCGTTGCGGGTTCTTCGCTTCGCCCGCCGCGGTCGATACCGCGTCGAAGCCGATGTAGGCGAAGAACACCAAGGTCGCGGCGCGGATCACGCCACTCCAGCCGTATTTGAAGCCGCCCTCGTTGGCCGGAATGAAGGGATGCCACAGCGACGGGTTGAGGAAGTGGAAGGTCACGATCAGGAACAGCATGATCACGATGACCTTGATCGCCACGATGATCGCATTGACCGTGGCCGACTGCGTGATGCCGCGGTAGCACAGCCAGCTGATGGCACCCACGATCAGCAGTGCCGGCAGGTTGATGATGGCGCCGGTGGTGACCAGGTGGTTGGCCGCATTGAAGGTGAAGGGCGCCGAGGACAGTGCCGGCGGCAGGGTCAGCGTGAGCCCGGTCCAGCTGCTGAGCATGTGCAGCAGTTCGTTGAAGTAGCCGGACCAGCCCACCGCCACGGTGGAGGCGGCGAACAGGTATTCCAGGACCAGGTTCCAGCCGACGAACCAGGCGATGACTTCGCCCAGCGTGGCGTAGGAATACGAGTAGGCACTGCCGGACACCGGCAGCATCGCGGAAAATTCGGCGTAGCACAGGCCGGCGAGGGCGCAGGCGAAACCGGCCATCATGAAGCTGATCACCAGTGCCGGTCCGGCGAACTGCGCGGCTGCGGTACCGGTCAACACGAAGATGCCCGCACCGATCACCGCGCCGACGCCCAGCATGACCAGATGTTTCGCGGTCAGCGCCCGCTTCAGTGTGGCGTCGCCATGCACGCCGTGCGCATCGCCGATGACGACTTCGCCGGCTTCGACTTCCGGCATGGCATCGATCGGGTGGGTGGCGAACAGGTTCTTGAGCATCGAATTCCCCTCAACTCTGCGATGACGCCCGTGGCTGTAACCGTCACGGTACGTGGCTGCTGCGCGCATGGCGCATCAGCGGGCCACCATAGCCCAGCGCAGGTCGCAGGTACAAGCCGGGCAGCGGCGTTGTCTAGGCTATCCTGTGCGCTGTTTTGCAACGCGAAATCGCCGCATATGACGCTGCCAAGCCAATCGTTGCAGGTTGCCCTGCGCCACTACCATGACCTATGGCAGGGGGAGGCGGAGCAGGCTGCCGAATTCATCGCGTTCGCGCATTCGCACCCCGATGTTTTTCATCGCCATCACCGAACCGGGCATTTCACCGGGTCGGCCTGGCTGGTCAGCGCCGACGGCGAGCGCGTACTGCTGATGCATCACCGCAAGCTCGGCCGCTGGCTGCAGCCCGGAGGGCATGCCGACGGCGAAGCGGATCTGGCGGGCGTGGCCCTGCGCGAAGCTCAGGAAGAAACCGGTGTGGCCGGGCTGCAGGTCCTGGGGGGAATCTTCGACATCGATCGCCACCGGATTCCGGCCCGTGGCGATGAGCCGGAGCATTGGCACTACGACGTGCGCTACGTCGTTTGTGCCGGTGATGACGAGCGCTTCCATATCAACCACGAGGCCCATGCGCTGGCCTGGCGCCCAGTGGCCGAAGTGGCGAACGATCCCGCACTGGATGCATCGTTGCGCCGCATGGCCGACAAGTGGTTGCGGCGTCGGGCCGGCTAGGGCAGTCGTGCGAGGGGTTCAGTCGGCCGCGTACTTGGCCGGCGCCGGGTTCAGGTGCCCGCA
This window of the Dyella sp. A6 genome carries:
- a CDS encoding NUDIX hydrolase, with product MTLPSQSLQVALRHYHDLWQGEAEQAAEFIAFAHSHPDVFHRHHRTGHFTGSAWLVSADGERVLLMHHRKLGRWLQPGGHADGEADLAGVALREAQEETGVAGLQVLGGIFDIDRHRIPARGDEPEHWHYDVRYVVCAGDDERFHINHEAHALAWRPVAEVANDPALDASLRRMADKWLRRRAG
- a CDS encoding amino acid permease translates to MLKNLFATHPIDAMPEVEAGEVVIGDAHGVHGDATLKRALTAKHLVMLGVGAVIGAGIFVLTGTAAAQFAGPALVISFMMAGFACALAGLCYAEFSAMLPVSGSAYSYSYATLGEVIAWFVGWNLVLEYLFAASTVAVGWSGYFNELLHMLSSWTGLTLTLPPALSSAPFTFNAANHLVTTGAIINLPALLIVGAISWLCYRGITQSATVNAIIVAIKVIVIMLFLIVTFHFLNPSLWHPFIPANEGGFKYGWSGVIRAATLVFFAYIGFDAVSTAAGEAKNPQRDMPIGILGSLFICTLLYIAMSAALTGLAPFRDLNTPEPVATALNYVLGTVAAGSFASHVLGVLRILVVFAALAGLSSVVLVMLMGQPRIFYAMSGDGLLPKALGRVHPKHRTPYVGTIIVGVIAAVLASLFPVDVLGDLVSMGTLLAFTTVCIGVLVLRYTRPDLPRSFRVPLPWIVCPLGAAACLFLFWQAFVVRWWLILGWTTIGFLIYGFYGYRNSKLRKTTA